Sequence from the Pelorhabdus rhamnosifermentans genome:
GATTATTAGAAGATGTTGTGGCGCATTTCCGAAAAAATGATTATAAAATAGCGAAATTTTTATATTGAAGAATATTTTCTAGTCATTTGGATTATTATATTGTATTATTTATTTAATATAATATAAGGGGTGGATTATATATGAAAGTCAGCGGCAGAAATAAATTAGCAGCTACAGTGAAAGAAATTGTTAAAGGTACAGTTATGGCAAAAGTAGTTATGGATTATAAAGGGACTGAATTGGTAGCAGCAATTACTGTTGATGCAGTCGAAGATTTAGATTTAAAACCTGGTGATCAAGTTACTGCCCTTATAAAAGCAACGGAAATGATGGTTATTAAATAACAAATACAGG
This genomic interval carries:
- a CDS encoding TOBE domain-containing protein, with translation MKVSGRNKLAATVKEIVKGTVMAKVVMDYKGTELVAAITVDAVEDLDLKPGDQVTALIKATEMMVIK